One window of Mucilaginibacter inviolabilis genomic DNA carries:
- a CDS encoding RecQ family ATP-dependent DNA helicase, with the protein MTIEEILKQYWNHDSFRPMQAEIIKSVLLGRDTLALLPTGGGKSVCFQVPALAKEGVCIVVSPLIALMKDQVENLKAKGINAVAIVSGMGLREIDLALDNCIYGSVKFLYLSPERLLSELVRERIKYMKVNLIAIDEAHCISQWGYDFRPPYLHIADLRELHPSVPVLALTATATAEVKDDIQQKLLFKDAVVYQQSFERRNISYVVQNAENKLQKMLDIARGVKGSGIVYVRSRRDAADIAKFYNESGIKADYYHAGLSMDQRAEKQESWKNNRTRIIVATNAFGMGIDKPDVRFVIHKDMPESLEAYYQEGGRAGRDEQKAYAILLYTNSDRLRQEKMFLLNFPSVEEIKHVYHCLANYYQLAYGAGEGLSFGLDLGDFCSRFKLDAVKTLNALKFLEKDEYLSFNESVFLPSRFRFEVVNEVLYNFQIQNAGWDPFIKTLLRSYGGSFENYVRLKEYDLSRRTNLNVQQVIDGLMQLQEFGLISYLQQTDQPQVTYLKPRQQADRLFINKKYIEERKEIYRQKMEAVFAYATAKKCRSQMLLAYFDETNARKCGVCDICLEEKRQKNADEIFDNITHEIVQFLGIATPDIGMLVNTINVGTEKEKMETIRLLLDAGKIKTDGEKYYLA; encoded by the coding sequence ATGACCATAGAGGAAATATTAAAACAGTACTGGAACCACGATAGTTTCCGGCCGATGCAGGCGGAGATCATCAAGTCTGTTTTATTAGGACGTGATACCCTGGCTCTGTTGCCTACCGGTGGTGGTAAATCCGTTTGTTTCCAGGTACCCGCGTTAGCTAAAGAGGGGGTATGTATCGTAGTATCGCCGCTGATAGCCCTCATGAAAGATCAGGTAGAAAACCTGAAAGCCAAAGGTATCAATGCCGTAGCCATTGTATCGGGTATGGGTTTGCGGGAGATAGACTTGGCGCTGGATAACTGTATTTACGGTTCGGTTAAATTCCTGTACCTGTCGCCCGAGCGCTTGCTATCTGAACTGGTGCGCGAGCGGATCAAGTATATGAAAGTAAACCTCATAGCCATTGATGAAGCACATTGTATATCGCAGTGGGGCTATGATTTCCGGCCACCATACCTGCATATTGCCGATCTTCGGGAATTACACCCCTCAGTTCCTGTATTAGCCCTCACAGCCACCGCTACGGCTGAAGTGAAGGATGATATCCAGCAGAAATTATTATTTAAAGACGCGGTTGTTTACCAGCAAAGCTTTGAGCGCCGTAATATTAGCTATGTGGTGCAAAATGCCGAAAACAAGCTGCAAAAGATGCTGGATATTGCCCGTGGTGTAAAAGGCAGCGGTATTGTTTATGTGCGTAGCCGCCGGGATGCTGCTGATATTGCCAAATTTTATAACGAGAGTGGTATTAAAGCCGATTATTATCACGCCGGCTTATCTATGGATCAGCGGGCGGAAAAACAGGAGAGCTGGAAAAATAATCGTACCCGCATTATTGTGGCCACTAATGCTTTTGGTATGGGCATTGATAAACCAGATGTGCGCTTTGTGATTCATAAAGATATGCCCGAAAGCCTGGAAGCTTATTATCAGGAAGGCGGGCGTGCCGGGCGTGACGAACAAAAAGCTTACGCTATTTTACTATACACCAATTCCGATAGGCTAAGGCAGGAAAAAATGTTCCTGTTGAATTTTCCCTCGGTAGAGGAAATTAAGCATGTGTACCATTGCCTGGCCAATTATTACCAGCTGGCTTATGGAGCAGGTGAGGGTTTGAGCTTTGGTCTTGATCTGGGCGATTTTTGCAGTCGATTTAAATTGGATGCCGTTAAAACGCTCAACGCACTCAAATTTCTGGAAAAGGACGAATACCTGTCGTTCAACGAAAGCGTGTTTCTGCCATCGCGTTTTCGGTTTGAGGTGGTGAATGAGGTATTATATAACTTCCAGATACAGAACGCCGGCTGGGATCCATTTATTAAAACCCTGCTGCGTTCCTACGGTGGTTCGTTTGAAAATTATGTGCGCTTGAAAGAATACGACCTGTCACGACGTACTAATCTGAACGTTCAGCAAGTGATTGATGGATTGATGCAACTACAGGAGTTTGGGCTCATCAGTTATTTACAGCAGACCGATCAGCCGCAGGTTACTTATCTAAAGCCACGCCAGCAGGCCGATCGTCTCTTCATCAACAAAAAATATATTGAGGAACGCAAGGAAATCTATCGCCAGAAAATGGAAGCGGTTTTTGCCTATGCTACTGCCAAAAAATGCCGCAGTCAAATGCTGCTGGCCTATTTTGATGAAACTAATGCCCGTAAATGTGGCGTGTGCGACATTTGCCTGGAGGAGAAACGCCAGAAAAACGCCGACGAAATATTTGATAATATTACCCATGAAATTGTACAGTTTTTAGGTATAGCTACCCCTGATATAGGTATGCTGGTTAATACCATTAATGTAGGCACCGAAAAGGAAAAGATGGAAACTATCCGCCTGTTGCTGGATGCCGGTAAAATAAAAACAGACGGCGAGAAGTATTACCTGGCCTGA
- a CDS encoding citrate synthase, with the protein MSDTAQLKIGDNTFDLPVIEGTEGEKAIDISKLRDLSGYVTLDIGYKNTGATKSAITFLDGEKGILKYRGYPIEQLAENASFIEVAYLLIYGELPTEQQLTDFQYQISRHTLVHEDMKKFFDGFPSKSHPMGQLSSLIGALAAFNPESLKQGLTTEEVNLEIIKLLAKMSTVVSWIYKKSLGHPVVYPQNKFDYVTNFLYMTFAERTEDYKVDRVVVDVMNKLLILHADHEQNCSTSTVRIVGSSDANLYASISAGISALWGPLHGGANQAVIEMLEKIKNDGGDTDKWIAKAKDKNDPFRLMGFGHRVYKNFDPRAKIIKKACDDILEKLGINDEVLEIAKKLEEVALKDPYFVERKLYPNVDFYSGIIYRALGFPTEMFTVLFALGRLPGWIAQWKEMKENKEPIGRPRQIYTGDTEREYVDAKKR; encoded by the coding sequence ATGTCGGATACAGCACAACTAAAAATTGGTGATAATACATTTGACCTCCCGGTGATTGAGGGTACAGAAGGTGAAAAAGCTATTGATATTTCAAAACTCCGGGACTTGAGCGGTTATGTAACGCTGGATATCGGCTATAAAAATACAGGTGCTACCAAAAGTGCCATCACTTTTTTAGATGGTGAAAAAGGCATATTAAAATATCGCGGTTACCCAATCGAGCAGTTGGCAGAGAATGCTAGTTTCATCGAAGTGGCATATTTGCTTATTTACGGCGAATTACCAACTGAGCAACAGCTTACCGATTTTCAATACCAGATAAGTCGCCATACTTTGGTTCATGAGGATATGAAGAAGTTTTTTGATGGTTTTCCGTCAAAATCACATCCAATGGGCCAGTTATCATCGCTGATAGGTGCGCTGGCTGCGTTTAATCCGGAATCATTAAAACAAGGTCTTACTACCGAAGAGGTTAACCTGGAAATCATAAAACTACTGGCTAAAATGAGCACGGTAGTTTCCTGGATCTACAAAAAATCATTGGGTCACCCGGTTGTATATCCTCAAAATAAATTTGATTATGTAACCAACTTCCTGTACATGACCTTTGCCGAGCGTACAGAAGATTATAAGGTAGATAGGGTAGTGGTTGATGTAATGAACAAGTTACTGATCCTGCATGCCGATCATGAGCAAAACTGCTCAACATCAACTGTGCGTATAGTTGGTTCGTCTGATGCTAACCTGTACGCCTCAATTTCAGCAGGTATATCTGCACTGTGGGGCCCCCTGCATGGTGGTGCTAACCAGGCGGTTATCGAAATGCTGGAGAAGATCAAGAATGATGGTGGCGATACCGACAAATGGATAGCAAAAGCAAAAGATAAAAATGATCCGTTCCGTTTAATGGGATTTGGTCACCGTGTGTACAAGAATTTCGACCCACGCGCCAAGATCATTAAAAAAGCCTGTGATGATATATTAGAAAAACTGGGTATCAATGACGAGGTACTGGAAATAGCTAAAAAATTGGAAGAAGTAGCCTTGAAAGATCCATACTTTGTGGAGCGTAAATTATACCCAAACGTTGATTTTTACTCAGGTATTATTTACCGTGCATTAGGTTTCCCAACAGAAATGTTCACCGTACTATTTGCACTGGGCCGTTTACCGGGATGGATAGCACAGTGGAAAGAAATGAAAGAAAACAAAGAACCTATCGGCCGCCCGCGCCAGATCTATACCGGCGACACCGAAAGAGAGTATGTTGACGCGAAAAAAAGATAA
- a CDS encoding DUF3347 domain-containing protein, translating into MKINVFNSTLLAGFVIAAAACNQTAKPAQETTSKPDSAKTIVAKVADTSNTADVFNNYIGLKNQFLKSNRKGIKSTAAMLENKLAGIKGCTETATLAHQIATGDDIKAQRDAFLILSKDVIALIKGSKFKSIPIYVDFCPMADSGKGGYWLSVNKAIENPYFPEHMKTCGQVKEQIN; encoded by the coding sequence ATGAAAATCAATGTTTTTAACAGTACTTTATTAGCAGGCTTCGTTATAGCCGCAGCCGCATGTAATCAAACTGCCAAACCAGCACAGGAAACAACTTCCAAACCAGATAGCGCTAAAACTATTGTAGCTAAAGTAGCCGATACATCGAACACCGCTGATGTATTTAATAATTACATCGGCCTTAAAAATCAGTTTCTGAAATCGAATAGGAAAGGTATTAAAAGTACCGCCGCCATGCTGGAGAATAAGCTGGCTGGCATTAAAGGCTGCACCGAAACCGCTACACTGGCTCATCAAATAGCCACAGGCGATGATATCAAGGCGCAGCGTGATGCGTTTTTGATATTGAGTAAAGATGTCATCGCCCTGATAAAAGGTTCAAAATTCAAATCGATTCCTATATATGTTGACTTTTGCCCTATGGCTGATAGTGGCAAGGGCGGCTATTGGCTGTCTGTAAACAAAGCCATCGAAAATCCATACTTCCCCGAGCATATGAAAACCTGTGGACAGGTTAAAGAACAGATCAATTAA
- a CDS encoding ABC transporter permease, producing MLFLKLFRESFLFAYDALRQNKLRTMLSLLGVTIGIFTIIAVFSAVDTLRNNLQKSVDKLGNNSVYIQKWPWVGGSDFPWWKYLQRPVPKLRNFEELQRRSQTAEALSYEISIDNRTIKYKSNTVEGAQIDAASKDHDKTWNFDFASGRYFTEMESKTGAPVVNIGFDIAENLFPAGDAVGKQIKVMNRYVTVVGVFSKQGKDMLGISTDKEVLLPLNFAHNLIDIQAEKYQPQIIVRGKKGIPVDDVESELRGLMRSIMSLRPGQEDNFSLNRTTMLTNALDDLFSIVNKGGFIIGLFSMLVGGFGIANIMFVSVKERTNIIGIQKSLGAKNYFILLQFLIESIVLCLLGGLVGLLLVYFSTFGAKALFDVQVVLDINNILKGLGFSLGIGVISGIIPAYSASRLDPVEAIRTN from the coding sequence ATGCTATTTTTAAAACTTTTCAGAGAAAGCTTTTTGTTCGCTTATGATGCGCTAAGACAAAATAAATTGCGCACCATGCTTTCCTTGTTAGGGGTAACTATAGGCATATTTACTATTATCGCGGTTTTCTCGGCTGTAGATACTTTGCGCAATAACCTACAAAAAAGTGTCGACAAGCTGGGTAATAACAGTGTTTATATCCAAAAATGGCCCTGGGTTGGTGGTAGCGACTTTCCGTGGTGGAAATATTTACAGCGCCCGGTACCTAAATTGCGCAATTTTGAAGAATTACAGCGCCGGAGCCAAACCGCCGAAGCATTATCATATGAAATATCTATAGATAACCGTACTATTAAATATAAGAGTAATACGGTTGAAGGTGCACAGATAGATGCTGCCTCGAAAGACCATGATAAAACCTGGAATTTTGATTTTGCCAGTGGAAGGTACTTTACCGAAATGGAATCAAAAACAGGTGCGCCTGTGGTTAATATAGGGTTTGATATAGCCGAAAACCTGTTCCCGGCAGGTGATGCTGTAGGTAAGCAAATCAAAGTAATGAATCGTTATGTTACGGTTGTAGGTGTATTCTCTAAACAAGGGAAAGACATGCTGGGTATATCTACAGATAAAGAAGTTTTGCTACCGCTTAATTTTGCACATAATCTGATTGATATACAAGCCGAAAAATATCAGCCGCAAATTATTGTAAGAGGCAAAAAAGGTATCCCGGTTGATGATGTGGAAAGTGAACTACGTGGATTGATGCGCTCGATCATGAGTTTGAGGCCAGGACAAGAAGATAATTTTTCACTGAACCGCACCACCATGTTGACTAATGCTTTGGACGATCTTTTCAGTATCGTTAATAAAGGAGGATTTATTATTGGTTTATTCTCGATGCTGGTAGGCGGTTTTGGCATTGCCAACATTATGTTTGTATCGGTAAAAGAACGTACCAATATTATAGGTATTCAGAAATCACTGGGTGCTAAAAACTACTTCATACTGCTTCAATTTTTGATCGAATCCATTGTACTTTGCTTATTAGGAGGTTTAGTAGGGCTTTTACTGGTGTATTTTTCGACCTTTGGGGCCAAAGCTCTGTTTGATGTACAGGTAGTGCTGGATATCAATAATATTTTAAAAGGCTTAGGTTTTTCATTAGGAATAGGTGTAATTTCGGGTATTATTCCAGCATATTCAGCTTCAAGGCTTGACCCTGTTGAGGCTATACGCACAAATTAA
- the queA gene encoding tRNA preQ1(34) S-adenosylmethionine ribosyltransferase-isomerase QueA, translating into MKLSQFKFNLPESLVAHNPSATRDEARLMVLHKDSGKIEHKIFKDVLDYFEDQDVMILNNTKVFPARLYGNKEKTGATIEVFLLRELNKELRLWDVLVDPARKIRVGNKLYFGDDDLLIAEVVDNTTSRGRTIRFLFDGTDEEFRRNVEILGETPLPKYIKRKATAEDKERYQTIFAKHEGAVAAPTAGLHFSRELMKRLELKGVDFAEVTLHVGLGTFRPVEVEDLTKHKMDSEQFIIEQKQADIVNRGIERKKRICAVGTTSMRAIESAVSAGKTLKAANDWTSKFIFPPYDFSIANSMITNFHTPESTLLMMVSAFGGYEHVMNAYEVAVKEKYRFYSYGDAMLII; encoded by the coding sequence ATGAAATTATCTCAATTCAAATTCAATTTACCAGAATCATTAGTAGCACACAATCCATCTGCCACCCGCGACGAAGCCCGTTTAATGGTTTTACACAAAGATTCAGGAAAAATTGAGCATAAAATATTTAAAGATGTACTGGATTATTTTGAAGACCAGGATGTAATGATTCTGAATAACACCAAAGTATTTCCTGCACGTTTGTATGGTAATAAAGAAAAAACAGGTGCTACAATTGAAGTATTTTTATTACGCGAACTCAATAAAGAGCTGCGTTTATGGGATGTATTGGTTGATCCGGCCCGTAAAATACGCGTAGGTAACAAATTATACTTTGGCGATGACGATTTGCTGATTGCCGAAGTTGTAGACAACACCACTTCACGTGGCCGTACCATCCGTTTCTTATTTGACGGTACCGACGAGGAATTCCGCAGAAATGTGGAGATCCTGGGCGAAACACCGCTGCCAAAATATATCAAACGTAAAGCTACCGCTGAAGATAAAGAGCGTTACCAAACCATTTTTGCTAAGCATGAAGGCGCTGTTGCCGCCCCTACTGCCGGTCTGCACTTTAGCCGTGAACTAATGAAACGCCTGGAATTAAAAGGTGTTGATTTTGCCGAGGTTACTTTGCACGTTGGTTTAGGAACTTTCCGCCCGGTTGAGGTGGAAGATCTGACCAAACATAAAATGGATTCTGAACAATTTATCATCGAGCAAAAACAGGCCGATATCGTAAATCGTGGTATTGAGCGTAAAAAACGCATCTGCGCGGTAGGTACTACTTCTATGCGTGCTATTGAATCGGCAGTATCTGCAGGAAAAACGTTGAAAGCCGCTAACGACTGGACAAGCAAATTCATTTTCCCGCCATATGATTTTAGCATCGCCAACAGCATGATCACTAACTTCCACACACCAGAGTCGACCTTGTTAATGATGGTATCGGCATTTGGAGGTTACGAGCATGTGATGAATGCTTATGAAGTTGCTGTTAAAGAAAAATATCGTTTTTACAGCTATGGCGATGCCATGCTGATCATCTAA
- a CDS encoding 2-C-methyl-D-erythritol 4-phosphate cytidylyltransferase, translating into MDDQNLTPHISHLLSPKYYAIIVAGGTGTRMQSAVPKQFLLLNDLPVLMHTILAFTQSAIKPDIILVLPETYHEYWRELCHTHQFDIPHALVNGGETRFHSVKNGLDQLLADDNTLVAVHDAVRPLTSTLVIETSYHYAREHGNAVTAVKSRDSVRQLINGRSVSLLRDQIYLIQTPQTFKANLLKKAYEQPYNEHFTDDASVVEQDGVEIHLTEGNHQNIKITFPEDIAIAELLLSKKPMA; encoded by the coding sequence ATGGACGATCAAAATCTTACACCTCATATTTCACATCTCCTATCGCCAAAGTATTACGCTATAATAGTAGCCGGCGGAACAGGCACCAGAATGCAATCAGCTGTTCCAAAGCAATTTTTGTTGCTTAATGACCTGCCCGTTTTAATGCATACGATACTGGCCTTTACGCAATCAGCTATTAAACCCGATATCATTTTAGTTTTACCGGAAACTTATCATGAGTATTGGAGGGAGCTTTGCCATACCCATCAATTTGATATTCCGCATGCTCTGGTTAATGGCGGCGAAACCCGTTTTCATTCTGTAAAAAACGGACTTGATCAACTATTAGCAGATGATAACACATTGGTAGCCGTTCACGACGCTGTACGCCCGCTTACCAGTACTCTTGTTATCGAAACCTCATACCACTATGCCCGGGAACATGGCAACGCTGTAACAGCCGTTAAAAGCCGTGATTCGGTAAGGCAGCTAATCAATGGCCGGTCAGTAAGTTTATTAAGAGATCAAATCTACCTGATACAAACTCCCCAAACCTTTAAAGCCAATTTATTAAAGAAGGCCTACGAACAACCCTACAATGAACATTTTACCGATGATGCAAGTGTGGTTGAACAAGACGGTGTTGAAATACATCTTACCGAAGGCAATCATCAAAACATTAAAATAACTTTTCCAGAAGACATAGCCATAGCCGAATTGCTTTTAAGCAAAAAACCAATGGCTTAA
- a CDS encoding lmo0937 family membrane protein produces the protein MRGLLYIIAVILVIGWIFGFFFGHATGLIHILLVIAIIAVLLGIIRRA, from the coding sequence ATGAGAGGTTTATTGTATATCATCGCCGTTATCCTGGTAATAGGATGGATATTTGGGTTTTTCTTTGGTCACGCCACAGGACTGATCCACATTTTATTGGTTATAGCTATTATCGCTGTACTTTTAGGAATTATCCGCAGGGCATAG
- a CDS encoding DUF2795 domain-containing protein, translating to MYWTLELASHLEDAPWPATKDELIDYAIRSGAPVEVIENLQALEDDGEPYENIEEIWPDYPTKDDFFFNEDEY from the coding sequence ATGTATTGGACACTTGAACTGGCATCTCACCTTGAAGATGCGCCCTGGCCCGCAACAAAGGATGAATTAATTGATTATGCTATCCGTTCAGGAGCTCCTGTTGAGGTTATTGAAAACCTGCAGGCGCTGGAAGACGATGGTGAACCGTATGAAAATATCGAGGAGATATGGCCGGATTACCCAACAAAAGACGATTTCTTTTTTAACGAAGACGAATATTAG
- a CDS encoding cob(I)yrinic acid a,c-diamide adenosyltransferase produces the protein MKIYTKTGDKGFTSLIGGTRVAKHHIRIESYGTVDELNSYIGLIRDQDITDHDKDILKQIQDRLFTIGSSLAADPERSKMVIPDLHMTDVELLEQEMDAMNEKLPELRHFILPGGNNTISFCHIARCICRRAERITVHLAEESPVDEKVNIYLNRLSDYLFTLARKIANELKIPENQWIPRM, from the coding sequence ATGAAGATATATACTAAAACGGGTGATAAAGGGTTTACATCATTAATAGGAGGAACCCGGGTAGCCAAGCATCATATAAGGATTGAGAGTTATGGGACGGTAGATGAATTAAATTCCTATATCGGCCTCATCCGTGATCAGGATATTACTGACCACGATAAGGACATATTGAAGCAGATACAGGACAGGTTGTTTACTATAGGCTCCTCATTGGCTGCCGATCCGGAAAGATCAAAAATGGTAATTCCAGATCTGCATATGACCGATGTGGAGCTGCTGGAACAGGAAATGGATGCCATGAACGAGAAATTGCCTGAATTGCGTCATTTTATTTTGCCGGGCGGAAATAATACCATTTCGTTTTGCCATATTGCAAGATGTATTTGCCGCCGGGCCGAAAGGATAACCGTTCATTTGGCCGAAGAAAGTCCGGTTGATGAAAAAGTGAACATTTATCTGAACAGACTGAGTGATTACTTATTCACGTTAGCACGTAAAATTGCGAATGAGCTTAAAATACCTGAAAATCAATGGATACCCCGCATGTGA
- a CDS encoding chitinase: MRSIALSSKLVIIPFTALVISAFSCGNSNGSKAPAATATSQKTASISTLISEKQFNELFPQRDKFYSYAAFIKAADELGQIKIQVTRRATSVYQYIRTDKKTGKVSTVRQDGDWNEDWAKKKPDSTFTVDYGNFCAQFSAEANKKELAAFFAHIAHETRHGVNATYTDGLMLIHESNTSLSYIAESDEYPPVAGKKYYGRGPMQLSYNGNYGLASTCIFGDAKILLNNPDLVENDPVVAFKAAIYFWMTPETHKPSAHDVMTGKWQPNAVDKAKGRTPGFGMTINIVNGEVECNKGENMYSMNDRIGFYQFFLKKLGITDANCACSCGKMEPYKY; encoded by the coding sequence ATGAGATCGATCGCATTATCATCTAAACTCGTTATTATACCTTTCACCGCATTAGTAATATCGGCTTTTAGCTGCGGCAACAGCAATGGCTCCAAAGCTCCGGCTGCAACAGCCACCTCGCAAAAAACGGCATCTATATCAACGCTTATCAGCGAGAAACAATTTAATGAGCTTTTTCCGCAGCGCGATAAATTTTACAGCTATGCCGCTTTTATAAAAGCAGCCGATGAACTTGGTCAAATAAAAATACAAGTTACCCGAAGGGCAACATCTGTTTATCAATATATCCGTACTGATAAAAAAACAGGTAAGGTCAGTACAGTAAGGCAAGACGGTGACTGGAACGAAGACTGGGCCAAAAAGAAACCAGATAGTACCTTTACCGTAGATTATGGGAACTTTTGCGCTCAATTTAGTGCCGAAGCTAATAAAAAAGAGCTGGCAGCCTTTTTTGCGCACATAGCCCATGAAACCCGTCACGGTGTAAATGCCACTTATACCGATGGACTTATGCTGATACATGAAAGCAATACCTCTTTAAGTTATATAGCCGAGAGCGATGAATATCCGCCTGTCGCGGGTAAAAAATATTACGGTCGCGGCCCCATGCAATTAAGCTATAATGGCAATTATGGGCTGGCCTCTACCTGTATATTTGGTGATGCTAAAATTTTACTGAACAACCCTGACCTGGTGGAGAACGATCCAGTAGTAGCTTTTAAGGCGGCTATTTATTTCTGGATGACCCCCGAAACGCATAAACCATCAGCACATGATGTAATGACCGGCAAATGGCAACCTAATGCTGTTGATAAAGCAAAAGGCCGTACACCTGGTTTTGGCATGACCATCAATATTGTGAATGGCGAAGTAGAGTGTAATAAAGGCGAAAACATGTACAGCATGAATGATCGTATTGGCTTTTACCAGTTCTTTTTAAAGAAACTAGGTATAACCGATGCTAACTGTGCCTGCTCATGCGGTAAAATGGAACCTTATAAGTATTAA
- a CDS encoding sensor histidine kinase, whose product MIKPPIPENENERLAALHTYNILDTLPEEGFDEITLIASEICQTPISLVSLIDSERQWFKSHKGLEVTETAKDYAFCAHAILEPDKVMVVNNALQDVRFADNPLVINQPEVIFYTGVPLVTPDGHALGTLCVIDNKPKELSANQIATLKALAGQVVAQLELRKKNRELNELSLELKRSNEYLERFAVMAAHDIRNPLTSILLTSKILKDRFKDSLDEKGNKFLDIINTSSYKLLALLENMLAYSKSNKMLSQNKEEVEILPLLDGLIKLINAPACFTISIPLIPVKIRTSVVAFEQIIINLLNNAIRYNNKPLGNVKIDYDENDHYYIFSITDNGIGIAPEHFEKIFESMYTLGNKDRFDRNGTGVGLCTVKNLVEALEGTISVNSVLNKFTTFTFTLKK is encoded by the coding sequence ATGATCAAACCACCTATCCCTGAGAACGAGAACGAACGCCTTGCCGCGCTACATACCTATAATATTCTGGATACTTTACCCGAGGAAGGCTTCGACGAAATAACCCTCATTGCGTCAGAAATTTGCCAAACGCCTATATCGCTGGTTAGCCTTATTGATAGTGAACGTCAATGGTTTAAATCGCACAAAGGTTTGGAAGTAACCGAAACCGCCAAAGATTACGCTTTTTGCGCCCATGCCATTTTAGAGCCCGATAAAGTGATGGTAGTAAATAATGCGCTGCAAGATGTACGCTTTGCCGATAACCCACTTGTTATAAACCAACCGGAAGTGATATTTTATACTGGTGTACCCCTGGTTACACCGGATGGCCACGCGTTGGGTACTTTATGTGTTATTGATAATAAACCCAAGGAACTGTCGGCAAATCAGATAGCTACTTTAAAGGCGCTTGCCGGGCAGGTAGTAGCGCAATTAGAATTACGTAAAAAGAATCGTGAATTAAATGAACTTAGTTTAGAGTTGAAGCGATCAAATGAATACCTGGAACGGTTTGCCGTTATGGCTGCTCACGATATCCGTAACCCGCTTACCAGTATTTTGCTAACCAGCAAAATACTGAAAGATCGTTTTAAAGATTCGCTTGATGAAAAGGGCAATAAATTCCTGGATATTATAAACACCTCTTCCTATAAGCTGCTTGCACTGCTTGAAAATATGCTTGCTTATTCAAAATCGAATAAAATGCTATCGCAAAATAAGGAAGAAGTGGAGATTTTACCTTTGCTGGACGGGTTGATCAAGCTCATAAACGCGCCCGCATGTTTTACTATTAGTATCCCTTTGATACCGGTTAAGATCCGTACTTCCGTGGTAGCCTTTGAGCAGATCATCATTAACCTGTTAAACAACGCTATCCGGTACAATAATAAGCCCTTAGGTAATGTTAAAATTGATTATGATGAAAATGATCATTACTACATTTTCAGTATTACTGATAATGGTATTGGGATAGCCCCGGAACATTTCGAAAAGATATTTGAATCTATGTACACATTGGGTAATAAGGATCGCTTTGATAGGAATGGGACAGGCGTGGGATTGTGTACCGTAAAAAACCTGGTAGAAGCTTTGGAGGGTACTATATCAGTAAATTCGGTACTTAATAAATTTACAACATTCACCTTTACGTTAAAAAAGTGA